The Spirochaetales bacterium genome segment TCTCGTACCCGCCGGCTGCCGTTTTCATTGACGAGCGTCATGGTGATATCAGCGACGATATCGCCTGCCAGCAGTCTGCTGTTCGCCTCTTCCATGATTTGTTTTGCCTCGAGGCCGTCCGAACCGGTGTAGGGCGTGAGGCGGAACTGCGCCTGCGTCCCGTCCCCGGAGGCGGCTTCCTGTTCGCCCCCGGCGAACACGCATATCGGTGTCGACAATAAAATCAAAAAAATTACAATCAGTGGAACATGTTTCCGCATTGTATACCTCCTGAAATAGATTATTCCATGCCGGATAACGCATCCGGCGATTTTTTGTACAGAGACTTCCTGAAAAAGGATCTTTTTTCCACCACCGCCAGGATGGCCGGTATCAATGTCATCGACCCCATCGATGTGACGAACATGGTCAGGGCGATCATCGCCCCCAGGACACCGATACTCGCCAGACTCGAAAGGACGAGGACCAGGAATCCGAACCCGACCGAGCAGGCGTTGTAGATGATCGCCTTTCCCGTCGTCGAGTTGGTGTTTTTGATTGCGTCCAAAACAGAGGCGCCATTGTTGCGTTCCGTTTTGTAGTGGCTTATATAATGGATGGAGTAATCGATGCCGATCCCGATGGCGACGCTCGCGATCAGGACGGTCGCCAGATCGAGCGGTATATCGAGCAATCCCATTAGCCCGAAGTTCAGGCAGATGGTAATGATAATGGGTATTGTCGAAATGACTCCCAGTATTACCGATCTGAATATGACGGCGGTAATCAGGAATACCAGAACGAGTGAAATAACGATACTCAGAAGCTGGCTTTGAACGATCAGGTCGCTCAGGACCATTATCGTTGAAATACGCCCGGTGACATTGATTTCAAGGCCGTCCCGGTCGAAATTGTCGCGTATATAGGTTCTGATATGTTCTTCGAATTCCTCGAGTTTTTTCAGATTAACGCTTTTTACGAATATCGTTATGTTGGCCTTGCTGTAATCATAGTTGACGATATTTTCGAGCGTGCTTTCATTGCCGGTCAACGAATAAAGAAGCAGGTACTGTCCGATCAGTTTTTTGGAATCCGGAATCCTGTAAAATTTTTCATTATCCCCGTTCATCACGCGGTTCATTTCCTTGATCATGCCGGCTATCGATTGTGAACTTCCGACGATATCGAAACCGTCGACATACTTCTGAAAATCGTCTATTTCCCTGAGGACTTCCGGTTCCTTTATTTTATCCGCTTCATCGCTTTCGATAACGACCTGTAGCGTCATCGTACCGGAAAAATATCTGTTGAAGAATTCATTGTCCTGCATGATTTTGGTATTCCTGCCGAACATCTGAACCAAATCGCTCTCCACCCGCAGCTTGAATATGCCTATAATCGATATGATAATGACAAGCAGGGCCGCAAGCAGAACGATCGATTTTCCTCTAAATACGGCATCGCCCAGTCCGGATAATATTCTTTGCAGAGAGAAGGTTTTTTTGCCGCCGGTTGCGTTGTCCGGGGTCGATAATTTTCCGGGAATCGGGAGGAGATAGAGAAGTGCGGGAATGAAGGTGATGGAAAAGATGAGGGCGCACACGACCCCCACGGCGGTGAATATTCCGAATCCCCTTATGATCTCGATCCCGGAACTCAAAAACGAAAGAAAACCGGCCACGGTCGTCAGGCCCGCCATGATCACGGCCAGCCCCGTGTGTTTGATGGTTTCCGTTATCGCCTGTTTTTTGTCTTCCCCTTTTTTTACGTCATGGATAAACCTGTTGATGATATGGATGCCGTAGGCGGAACCGATCGCGATGAGAATCGTCGGAACGACCGTCGTCATGATCGACAACGGTATGTTGAGGACCGACATGATCCCGAGGGTCCATATAACACTTATGACAACGGTAAGAACCGGCAGCAGGACCCCCCTTATGTTCCTGAAACTCAAGAATAAAACCAGGAGGATGACGCAAATGACGATCGGGGAAAGAAAGAGAAGGTCCTTTATGATAATGGCTTTGACTTCCGTCAAAGTTGCTGCTTCACCCGCGATTCTGTATTGTTCGCCGTCTTCTTTGTGCCGGTCGATAATGGACTTGATCCGGCCGAGTATTTTTTCCCTGTTTTCGCCGTCTTCGATCTGAATCAGGATAACGGCGGCTTTTTCGTCTTTTGAAATAAAGGTGTCCTTGTAGAGGCGGTTTGTCGTAATCGTTTTTCTGTATTCCTCGATTTCTTCCGCAGTTTCGGGTATTGTTTCGAGGATCGGAAAAACTTCGATCCCTTCATCCGTCCCTTCGATAATATCCACATTGGTGGGACCCAAAACCTGCCCGATACCGTCGATGGTTTTGAACTCGTTCGTCAGCGTATCCAGTTTGCGGATGATTTTGCCGGTAAAAATATTGTCTGACACCAGTCCGATAATGAAGAACTCCTGTTTCGGGAATATCTCGTTGATCCTGTCGAAATATTTCACTTCCGGTATGTAGGACGGTATTGCCGCAGTAACATCCGCCTCGACATCCAGATCTTTAATCATGTAGCCCAGGACGGCGGTGATTATTGCAATCACGGCAATGATAAGCTGCGGTTTTTTCGTGATGGCCTTTGATAATATATTCATTATCATACAATCTCCTTATATCGGGAAACCGGATACGTGTTCGGATTTCATGATCATATTCGGGGGATTCGTACCCTCTCCGACCGTCCGACCACTCAGGTGTTTTGGTCGATTTTCACCCAAAAAAACATCATTGCTTTACGATCCCGTAAAAAAACATATCCAGCATATTGTTCACGTTTTTCTCCAGTTCCTGCTGATCCTCCTCCATGGCCCAGGCGTATTCCAGGCCTTTCAGCGCGATAATGATCGCGTGCGCCGTCACTTTTATATTCTTTACATTGAAGATCCCACGGTCGACGCCCTCCTTGAGGATGTTCTCGAATGTATCGATCTCTTCCTCCACATACCGGATTCGTATCGCTTCGATCAACCCCAGACACTCGAAATAATCGTTTTTCAAAGCCGCATAGAAATTCGATAATTGTGACAGCACCTTTAATCGGGTAAGAACATACGCCCGCAGCTTTTCTTTGGGCGATTCCTGGTTCCTTAGCGCCTCATCGACTTTTTTCTTTAAATATTCATATTCCTTTTTTATGACGCCTTTGAAAATTTCCTCTTTGCTTCCGAAATAATGATAAATCGAACTTTTTCCTTTATGAATGGCATTGGCTATTTCATCGATCGTCGTTTTTCTGAATCCGTATCGGGAGAATATTTTCCTTGCGGATTCGATTATTTGTTCCTTTATATCCATGTCTTTTCCCACTGTGTTCACTCCGAAAATAGAAAATTCGACCAGATTGTTCTATTAGTCAATGTAATACATTATGGCGTTATTATCAATACTTTTAAATAAAAACCGTCCGGTATAACGTATTTTACGGGTATTTATTGAAAAGACCGATTGGAATCGGTGCCGGTTCAGTTCCCTTATTTCTCGAAACGGTAGGCAAGCTTCATGGCCAGTCCGGGATTCCGGCGGATAAAGGTTTCGTAATCCTTTCTTTTTATCGCATACAGGGAGACCCCGTTTTTATATGAAAAGGTGTAATGAGAGGACGTTTTTTTGTCCGGTTTTGTGATTGCGCCGACGATATCCCCCCGTTTGAGGACGGCGACCGCGCCACCCCCCCTGCTGACTGAAACCTCGCCTTTTCTGATGATATAGATGTTATCGAAGGGGGTGTTTTCCCGTATCAGGATACCCGATTTCTCGCAGCGGACAGGATTGAGAACCGACTCGAGCCAGGTCTTCTGGTAGTTCGTAAGCCGCTGGAAGGTGGTGCTGGTCGAAAGAAGATCCCACGATTCACGGTCGCGGTTTTTGATCAGGTGTTTCAGTGTTTCCTCGAATTCGGTACCGGAGATAAAACTCAGGAAATGATCCTTTTCGATCGTATAGACCACGACATCGGTCTCCGCGATAATGTCCACGGCCCGCGTCTGCTCCGTCAGCAGGGCGACTTCGCCGAAGTATTCATAGATACCGTAAATCTTTTTTGCCCTGTATCCGTCATAGGCGACGGCGACATTCCCGGATGCGATAATGTAGAATTTGTCCCCCTTTGTCCCTTTTCTGATGATGTATTTTCCCTTTTTGAACTTCTCCTCTTTCACGAACATGATGAACTCCTGGACTTTATCGAGGGGAAAGGACTGGAAAAAATCGAGATGCCTGAGGATATTGAGTATCTGATAGGTTTTCTCGAATTTCGGGGTACTGGTATGCATGTGGATCGTATGTTCGATGCCGAATGCGGCAAGCGAAAGGCAAGTTTTTTCCGGGAAATCCTTTTTCGCAATATGATAGACGACGGTTTTCTCCTGGATACGGCGTGGAAGCGAGTTCAGGAAAGAGACGGGTGTATGGAGCGGGGGTATCCCGGATTCATGAAAAATATGCTTCGAATCCCAGGGAAAGTCCTGCAATTCCCGGTATCGGGATTCCGTGATAATCCCTTCATCGATGAGTTTTTTATGTATGGCGGGGTCGTTCTGATGATCGGACGAATAGACGAAGCTCTGGCCCTGGAAATTGATGGTGAACCCCATTGCAGGGATGGAATGCAGGGTATAGAACATCCGGAACTCGCCGCCGTGGATAAATACCGGTTCCCCGATATAGACCGGATGGAAGGTAAACAGTTTTTTCAGATATTCCTCCGATTCGTCGGAGAGTGCGGCATATTTTCGGAGAAAACTTTTCATGATCGTGGTCGTCGTATAAATCGTTATCCGTCCCTCTTCGAGTATTTTCTGGAATGTTCCCGCGTCGTGGTCCGCGTGGCAGTGGGTGAGGATGATGCCGTCGATAAGTTTTGGATTGACATTCGAATCCTCGAGCCATTCGGTGGAGTTGACCGGCGGATCGACCATGATCCCGGTGTGATTCAGCCATATGATAAATCCAGATGTATTCTCCGTCGGATCGAAACCGTGGCTCGGTCCAAGACAGGTGATGCCGAACAGTGGCGGGGAGTATGGCTCCGGAAGGCGCTGCCCGATATTGAACCGTGGCGTGTATTCGAAATTACGCGGAACGAAGGCGATTTTCATTTTCCCGTCATAGACTGCGAAATCATTGTTTTTATCGATTTTAACGGTCAGATTGCCGATGGTATGCCTGTTGTCCATGAAATACTCGAGTGAGAGGAGGTCGTTGAACGAAAAGTTCCTGTAATACTCCATCTCCGCCCTCAAATCGGGGATGCGTGGTTCCTTTGCGGCGGGATGAAAATCCGGAGAGAGATCGAGATCTTTCGGACCGAATATCGCCTCCTGCAGCACCTTCAACAGCCGTTTCCCCTGGGACTTCCTGCAGACGATGCGGGTTTTTTTCTTTTTGAGAAAGAAGTTGTAGTAAATTGGGAACTCGAGTTCGGCAAGGCTGATCCCTTTGTCCCAGTTGAAAAGCGAATACGGCAGCACAAAAATCTGCGGGACGGATTCGGGCAGCGCCATCGTGTCTTTTATTGTTTCAGGCGGTGCGCCGAACTGAATATAGCCGGCCGGTGAATCGAGGAGGTACCCGCCCCGCGGGAGGGAAGTGACTGTCCCCCTCAATCGCGCGAGTGATTTCATGACGGATTTCTTTGTTTTTTTCATCTTGCCCTTTTAACGGTGAAAAAGAACTCCATTTCATTCACAGGCAAATACACCGATAGAAAACCCCCCGGTCAGGTTAATGTATTCAAGATATCCTGAATGGACGTGCTGTGGTTTTTACGCCCGATTTCATAAAAATCTCTCCCGAAAATATCATTGACAACGATAACGGGGAAATCGACGATTTTGAGTTTGTGTATCGCTTCGGCGCCGAGGTCCTCGTACAGCACGATTTCGGATGATTTAATATATTTGCTGAGAAAGGCTGCGACGCCCCCGGTCGCGGCAAAATAGATATTCTTATACCGTTTGCAGGCGTCCCGGAACTCATGCGACCGTTCACCTTTTCCGATCATTCCCTTGATGCCGGAATGTTCCATCAATGTGATGGCGTACTTGTCCATACGAGCCGCCGTGGTAGGTCCCGCCGAACCGATTATTTTACCGGGCCGTGCGGGGGTGGGTCCGACGTAGAAGATGATCGCACCGTTCAGGTCCAGTTTTTTCGGGAGGGGCCGTCCGTTATCGATCAGTTCCACCAGCCTTCGGTGGGCTTCATCACGCGCCGTGTACACATACCCATTGAGAAGGATTCTGTCGCCGGCATGAAGGGTTTCGATGTCATTGTCGGTGAGTGGGGCATAAAGCCGTATCGTCGTCCAGACCATATTAAATCGTCGCCTCCTTGTGCCGATGGCTGTGACACTCCATATTGACCGCAACCGGAAGCGATGCGATATGACACGGGGATTCGAGAATATGAACGGCGAACGCCGTTGTCTTTCCGCCCATGCCGAGCGGGCCGATACCCAGCGCATTGATTCCCGAAAGAAGTTCCTTCTCGAGTGTGTCGAGTTTCGGATCGTCGTTCGGCGTCCCGACAGGCCGTAAGAGCGCCTTTTTTGCCAGGAATGCCGCGTAGTCGAAACTCCCGCCGAGTCCCACGCCGACAATGGTGGGGGGACACGGGTTCGCGCCCCCTTTGTATACCGTCTCGAGGACAAATCGCTTGACGCCATTGATGCCGTCCGAGGGATTCAGCATGGCAAGCGCACTCATGTTTTCACATCCGCCGCCCTTCGGGAGGACCGTGATCGATACCGTGTCGCCGGGGACGATATCGAAATATATGATGGCCGGCGTATTATCCCCGGTGTTTTTCCTGTCGATCGGGCTTTTCACGATCGATTTCCGCAGGTATGCGGAGGTATAAGCCGAACGAACCCCCTCATTGATCGCCAGCCTGAGATCGCCGCCCGTGAAGAAAACATCCTGACCGATATCCATGAATACCAGGGCGACGCCGCAATCCTGGCAAAGGGGAAGTTCCTCCTGATGAGCGATATCGGCGTTCTTGAGAATCTGGCCGAGAATTTCCTTGGCGGTCAAAGACGATTCGGTCTCCCGTGCCTGTTTCACCGCCTCCAGAACGTCGTTCGGAAGGTCGAAATTCGCGGCAATAAAGAGGTTTTCGATTGTTTGTTTTATATCGTTGACGTCAATCTTTCGCATTGAAAATCTGCTCTTGTATTTCCTTTTCGACCCCGCTTCCGGGTCTTAAGCAGGAAAGTCAGTGCGAAAAGGATAAATGAAACGGTCCTTTTTGTCAAGCGAGGTGGAGTGTAAAGTCACGGTAACTTCCGTTTCATTATTTCAGTTTCCGATCACAGGTAATGCATTTTTATAAGGTGTGATGTGTTCGCGGCAGAATTCTATTTTTTTACGATTGCGAGAGCGATTTTATAGGCATTCTCCGCCTGAATGAACTCTTCTTTATCGACATCGGGATTGATGTCGGGGTGAAGTTTTTTCGCGAGCCGTCTGAAAGCCAGCTTGACCTGGTTCCTGTTCACCCCTTCGGATATATTGAGGATCGTAAACGCCCGTTCCTGTGTCATAATCTGTTGAACCTGTTTCATCTCGTGTTCCGGATCGAGGCCGAAGTCGAAATCCAGATTTTCATTGAAATATGCTCTGTATAATGCTTCACAATCGATCTGTATCGAAAGGAGTTCCGCATAGAGGCTTTTCAGGCTTTCGATGATCCTGTTCGAGTGATCCTTGAGCCAGTCGAGCTTGTTCAGTACATAGCGTATGATACTTCGCGAGGCGCGTGTGTGTTCGGAGATAATGGAATAGTTCCTGAAAAAATAGTCGACGACAAACGTGACCTTCCTGTTGACACTCTGAGCCTTTATCAATTCTTTTATTCTCAAAAAAAAGGTGGCGATTCTGTCACCGAGTTTCTGAATCGTGTCGAGGATATCCCTGAGCACCGGATCGCGGGTGATAATCAGCGCAAGCTCTATATCCTTGCCCAGGGATTCGAAAAGGCTTGCCATTTCCCCCGTCCGCCGGGCAAGTATTGACTTTTTATTTTCTTCAACCATTTATTTTAAAGTATACAACATAATCCGATTGTTGAATAGTGCAAATGGTATGTTTTTGATCTGAGGAATCGTTGTATTTCTATTAAAATAATTTTAATAAGCCGTCAACCTGTGTCGCGACGTTTTATTCGACCTTTGTAATCCTCCCCTCCCGGTCAAACTCGAGTTTTGCCCCGGCCTTGAGTGCTTTTTTCTCTCCCGCTACGATGAGGGCGGCGTCGCTGCCGAGGTATACGAAATGGGGGGCATCGGTATTGTAATGAAACGAGAGGTATTTTTTAGCCATAACGGGTATCCTCTGTGTTCCCACCCTGAGTGTGACTGGCTCTGCGATCATGATCATGAAGATATTACCGTCCTCCGTGAAGTTTATCGATGGGACCGACCCCGAAGAAGCGAGGGCCGTCACCTCATATTTTCCGATGTTCACTTTTTTGTTTTCTTTCAGGATACCTCCCGATACCTTCCCGTTGATAAACGAAAGCCTCGTGCCTTTCGAAAAGGTATAACGGGTGTCTTTGATGATGAATGTGTGGTCGCTCTGCAATGTCAGCTGTACTATTTCGCCTTTGAAGTTGAACACGATATCGGGCAGATACTGATTGCCCGCGGCGGCGGCGTCAATCCGGTAGGAACCGATCGTCAATTCACTGTCGTCGAAAAGATAGCCGCCGTACAGGTAGATGTCGCCGGTATAATTCCTCATGAAAGAGATCGGTGTTCCGGCTTTTAGCATAACGGCCGATTTTTCCGTATTGACGGTAATGTTGTCCGCGAGGGTCGCCTCGATAATATAGTTGTATTCGGTGTTGAACCTGACCGCTTCCCCTTCCTTTAAGGGGATAATAATTCCGCCGATATCAACCGAGGTCTCCTCCGCGAGAACTCCTGTTTTCATGGTATCCGAGTATTTCGATTGCTCGATATCGGCAATCCTGATAATTTTTCCATTGAGAAAAACTTCTTCTCCCCTGTTTTTCTCAATGGGGGTTTCCGCCGCACGTGCCGCATCGACGCCGGCTTCCGATGACGTACCGCCCGTGCTCGCGCATGAAGAGGCAAAGATTGTCAATAACAGCAGGACGATGATTTCCGGTAAAAGGATTCTTTTTTTCATCGCAGGCCTCCGTCTTTTTTGTTTCCTTACCATGCTATTACTATGAACGAAATTCGGAATAATTTCAAACGGAAATACACCCGGGGGTATTGTTATTTTCCCTTTGTACCGGCGGGAAATACGGTAATTTCGCACACACTCCTCGATGCGGGCGGGCGAACGGCCAGAAGCGACGCCGAAGGATCGAATTCCCATGTTCCGCAGGAGAGGGTAACAGTGATTCCGGACGGATAATGGACGGAGGGTATGAATATTTCCGTGGCCCCCCCGCAGGAAGAATCGTGATCGAACGTCAGTCTGAATCGTCCCGTTTTCCGGTTGAATGACATGGCGAGCGGTCTGCCTGAAATTTTTTTCGCGTACGGCCTCACGAAACCGAAAAGGGCTTTTGCCCCCGAATCGATGGACGCCGGATCGTCCTGAAGGTCTCTGCTGAATACGGAAAAATCCTCCCCGTTCCACCCGTCGCCGTATACCGCGGTGTTGTCCGCCGAGTAATTCCAAAGCGTGCAATGCAGAAGATTCTTGTCCATTGCATAAAAATAAAGATCGAACGCCCGCTCATATGCTGAAAAATCCCGGGTACGGTACGCTTTTTTCTTCTCACCGTCAAAGGGTATTCCGAACTCGCCGATCAATGTGGGAATACGGCCCATCCTGTCAAAGGAGGTTTTCCCCAGCAGACGAAGCTGCCGCACGACGGCCCGCTTTACCCTTTCCGCGCCGAGAATGACTCTTTCCTTTATCGTATCGACGGTGATGAACGTCCTGAACTTTTTTGACATAATCGTCAATGCATCGTACCAGTGGTGCGCGTTCACGACGTTTTTTCCGTCTTTTTCCGACCATGAAAAATAGTCGTTTCCTACCGGTCCCTCGATAAAAAAGAGTGTTTTCGGTTTTACTGTGGCTATTTCCCGGATAAAACGCCTCAAAAAAGGCTTAAGATAATCTTCGGCAAAGTCAACGCTCCTGTTTTGCCTGAAGGAAAAATAGAAGGGCTTGAGTAGTTCCGGCTGTTTCGAACGGCGCCCTTTATCCGTCCAGACGCCGTGCCGTTTCCAGATGCATTCGTATCCCTCTTTCCAGAGAGAGATACCGTTCGGGTTAATGATCGCCGAGCCGGTTCTGACGGGGAAGATGGTACCGGATGAGTACCGCGGAACCTTTTGCGGATACCCCGAAGCCGCCAGCATGGATTGGAAGGGGGTGGGTGTATCCCTTATGCGGAGGGGATTCAGCCCGTGCCGGCCGAGATGGCGGTAACCGATATACCCCGCAAGGGGTTCGTTCAGGGTATCGTACCCCGTGACATTCGGAAGACGGCAAAGCCGTCCGGCGACCCGTTTGACTGCACCGATGAAGTGGTGCTGCAGGAATTCCTGAACCGGTACCCCGTCGAGGAGTGTGTGGGGGGCGAAATCGGTCCCGCCGAAAAAAAGGGTGAACATTGTGGCGGCTCCGAGTTTATACCGGTTTGTCGTCCATATCATCGACGGGGGCCTGCCGTTATAAAAGGAATGGACGAACGCGGAACCGGTTTCATGGAACTTCAATATATCCATGCCGAGAAGCTCCATCGTCCACGCGGGCGCCCCGTCGCCCCCCGTCCACCTGCTCCACATGTCATTGTGGGGATCGATAAAGAGATCGATGCCGTACCGCGCCGCCGCTTCGCACACCTGTTCGAGGTAGTCCAGGTAATCTTCATCGTATACTCCCGGGCCCGCGTGTTCGACGGCCTCCCACGTTATGAGAAAACGGATAAAGGTGAGACCCCACGAGGCAAGCCGCGAATAATGCTCGTCCGCCTCGTCGAGGGGAAAAGGCCGGCCGATAAAGGAAACCGTTTCGGGGTGGAGGAGTGATTCCTTTTTATGACTGGAACCATCCGGCCGGGCCGGAATCTTGCTGTTGCCGCCGAGGTTGACGCCGCGCAGAATGAGTGTTCTTCCTTCATCGTCCTTGATCCATATCCCGTCTGTTTTCAACCGGGTTTATCGTCTCCCTTCGCAACGGCCGCCACCGGATAACGGGACGGCCCTATAATATGTTGATCACTTTACAGAGAAAGTATATATAAAACAGAACGAACATCATACCCTCCCACCTGCTGACCTGTTTATCCTGAGTCGTGACGAGGAAGAGAAGCGAGGCGATCACCATCGCGGGGATACCGGTGGTAATGATCGATGGTGTGACGATGAGTCCTTCCTGAGCCCCGGGCGCGGCGATCGAAACAATACCGGTTATACCGGGCACGGCGAATGAATTGAATATGTTCGAGCCCAGGATATTCCCCACGACCATCTCCGCATTGTTTTTCCCGACCGCGCTGACGGTTACCCCCAATTCCGGTAATGATGTTCCCAAAGCGACGGCACTGACCGCGACGATATCGTTTCCGACACCGAAGAAAGAGGCGATATTGACGACCGAATCGACGGTGAGTTTCGCGCCGATAAAGATAATGAAGGCGCTTGCGAGAATGACGAGAAACGGGCGGATGGAGAAGGGGGGTTTTACCTCTTTTTCTTCCTCCGCCTGCGGTTTGCGGCCGGATTCAATCATATAGAACATGAAGATGAAAAGTCCGCCTGAAAGAAGCACCGCATCGAAAAAGGAAATGCGCGCGTCCCACATGACAAACGAGACCAGTAACGCCGATCCCACGAACAGGGGGAGATCGACGTTGATAAGATCGTATTTGATAACGAGTTTTTTCCCGACGATTGCGCCGATTCCGAGGATCAAAAAGATATTCGCGACATTCGAGCCGATGACGTTTCCCGCCACGATTTCCGACGAGCCTTCCAGGACCGCGACCACGGACGATATGAGTTCGGGGAGGGAGGTTCCGATGCCGACGATGACGACACCCACGATAAACTGGGGAATTCCCGCCATGAGTCCTATTTTTTCGGCTGCACCGGTGAACCGGTCGGAGCCCTTGATGAGGACGAAAAGACTCACCGGAAAGATGACGAACCAGAGATGAGGGGGAATTTCCAGACCCATGAGTGTTTCCATTTTTTTTCTCCGAAGGCAGTCTCCCGGCACGAATCGGCCTGCATGCGACGGGTAATCCCGACATACATCGGGTAATTTCCCGCTTCCTTTATGTTATAATCATATCGTCCCCGCTTGTCCAGCTTTTTATCCGGAGTCTTTCACGGAGGAAAACGGTCATGCTTTTATATTAATTATAAAAAGTATAATAATTGCCATCGGAACGATGGATATGGATAATCGTTGTTAACCGGTAAAAGATAAAGAAACGCCGGACATTATATTGTCGGGTTCTCGTGGTAAATCACGCCGACCCATATAATTCCGTTAACGTTTGCTTATACGTGTTTTTACGCATACGTATAAACAATCGGGCTTCAGGGATACGGCCTTTGCAAACACACAGCACAACCCCTGCCATCTCCCATAGATGTTTGCCGTCAGCTTACTTCGCAGGAGCCGTCCTTGAGCTGCTGCTGATCCTGAGTTTGAGTCATTATCCGGTCTTGTGTTTGTGCCGATGT includes the following:
- a CDS encoding calcium/sodium antiporter; its protein translation is METLMGLEIPPHLWFVIFPVSLFVLIKGSDRFTGAAEKIGLMAGIPQFIVGVVIVGIGTSLPELISSVVAVLEGSSEIVAGNVIGSNVANIFLILGIGAIVGKKLVIKYDLINVDLPLFVGSALLVSFVMWDARISFFDAVLLSGGLFIFMFYMIESGRKPQAEEEKEVKPPFSIRPFLVILASAFIIFIGAKLTVDSVVNIASFFGVGNDIVAVSAVALGTSLPELGVTVSAVGKNNAEMVVGNILGSNIFNSFAVPGITGIVSIAAPGAQEGLIVTPSIITTGIPAMVIASLLFLVTTQDKQVSRWEGMMFVLFYIYFLCKVINIL